In the Populus trichocarpa isolate Nisqually-1 chromosome 1, P.trichocarpa_v4.1, whole genome shotgun sequence genome, GTGTATAAATATGATTCTCTGTAATGatctattttctctttcttccgCTGATACAGGTTTCCTATCAACTTTTTGACCTTTTGAGTTGACtaattttcattaatatatGGCAGCATTACCCCTGTATTAACCAGTAAGAAAATATTTGgttgggtaaaaaaaaatatcaagatatatAATAGTAAAACCGATCGAAAGCATCGATTTTTATTTCCCCGTATGCTTCCACCAAGAATCTAATTCAAATGCAAtctcaaatatcaaaaaataataaataataaataaataaataaatctcaagTATCTTTGTTTAGAATCGTTGCTAGTCTtggtgaattatttttattttttacaaagaaCGAATGATGTTCAGcatgtcaaataaaaaacacacacctGACTTAAGTTATGTAGTCGACTTAGTAAaacaaattatctttatttttattaaatgatagaaaaaataatattagatggatcaaataaaaaaaatgatcattataattcaataaaaaaaatatttattttaaaaaacaaacaatacaactAAATTTATAACTCATTGAATATAGTATGAACTAAAAATATACTCTAAAATATCAGCTATGGTTAACCTGAAATGTAAACTTATAATCTCAATAATCAGGATTCAGTCAACTTGATATATCCATTTAAACCCACAAttcaaatcatgaaattaaaataacatataaaaaaattacagaagcaattttttttaaaaaaatattaactcatttttatttttaaacttgttattaaagttATTAGATCTAAAATGCTTTATCCGGAAAAACCacaaaacttaattctcaatttgaaaagtaaaattaaaaaattaattttaattatataaaaaattcaagataaaaataaaaatacaaaataaattttatatttgatgtaaagtgaaattaaaaagaaaaattaatttaaaaaaaaactaaaaataatcaaaattaaaatttacaaaaaaacaaaaatgaatattaTGCCAAACACTACGTGTATCGCGCGTCAAAGCCTCTTTATCCTACCAGTTACCCACTTTACCTCATCTGGACCCCACACACCATCAAATCCAATGGTTGATACCTCTCCCTCACACAATCTTAGGGTTTACATATAACCCTCTCTAACCCTCTCTCAGCCCCCAAACactcttccctttttttattgcagCTCCCACCActgcactctctctctttctctaccCCTCCCTCCCCTTCTCTCAATATTTCCGCCGCCCCCACCACCACTTCTTATCCGGCGGCCaatatctcctcctcctccttcaccTTCCCTCTCctccataaaacaaaaaaaaacataattcaaaagaaaaaatcaaaacttctcTATTAGGCATTTTATCAAACAGTCGGCctgtgtgttttttattcttgtaaaaaaaagaggagagggAAGTTATttcaaaacccacaaaaaatcaaaactttttccgagaaaagcaaaaaagaaacgGAAATGGCACAAGTTCAAGTACCAGTTCAACCACAGAGTGTGAATGCAGGGGCTAATAACCCTAATTTTGTGACGACGTCGCTTTACGTGGGTGATCTGGAAGCAAGTGTGACTGATTCCCAGCTGTATGATCTGTTTAATCAAGTGGGTCAAGTGGTTTCAGTCAGGGTTTGCAGGGACTTGACGAGCCGTAGGTCCCTTGGCTATGGTTATGTTAACTACAGCAATCCTCAAGATGGTcagtttctatttttgtttgtcttttttttgaagttttgggTTTTTAGTGGGTGATTATTAAGTGGAGAAACGAAGATTATTCAATTGAGTGGTTTTCTGTTAGGTTTTAGTGTTAATGTTGTATTTAATTGAGTGGTTTTAATGGGTCTGAATGATACTGTGGTGTTTTATGTACCTTTGAGCGAAaagtttcagaatttttgggAGGGGTTTTCAACTGGGTATCATGACTTTTGAAGAGTATTTATATGTTCTTAGAAATCGAGACTTGGTTGAATTTGATGGCAAATAATGAATGCATTGACACCCTTAATGTTTTGCATGTAGAGAATGTTGAGTGTCATTTGTTTTGGTCTTCCTGGTGTGTTGTGTTAAATTCCATTCGTTCACTTCTGTTTTGTGTGGAACATGTTTACAGCTGCGAGGGCATTAGAAATGCTGAATTTTACTCCCCTGAATGGAAGTCCAATCAGGGTTATGTATTCTCATCGTGACCCAACTATTCGCAAAAGTGGGGCtggaaatatatttattaaggtatttgtattttattaccGGTCAATTTGCTTGTTGCTAtggttatttgtatttttttggctttatcGAGTTCGATTTCTGTTTCTTGTCTGACTTGAATGCATTACTTGACAGAATTTGGACAAGGCAATTGACCACAAAGCTTTGCATGATACTTTTTCGGCATTTGGGAACATCCTCTCTTGCAAGGTTGCTACTGACCCATCTGGCCAGTCTAAAGGCTATGGTTTTGTGCAGTTTGACAGTGAAGAAGCTGCCCAAAAAGCAATTGAGAAACTGAATGGCATGCTGTTGAATGATAAGCAAGTTTATGTGGGACCGTTCCTTCGCAAGCAGGAAAGGGACACTGCTACTGACAAGATGAGATTCAACAATGTCTTTGTGAAGAATCTATCCGAAACAACAACTGAGGAGGATTTGAACAAAACTTTTGGTGAATTTGGAACCATCACTAGTATTGTGGTGATGAGGGATGGCGATGGAAAATCCAAGTGTTTTGGATTTGTTAACTTTGAGAATGCAGAAGATGCTGCTAAAGCAGTTGAGGCTCTTAAcgggaaaaaaattgatgataaggAATGGTTTGTTGGGAAAGCtcagaaaaaatatgaaagggaAGTTGAATTAAAGCAGCGATTTGAGCAGAGTATGAAGGAAGCAGCTGACAAATTTCAGGGTGCAAACTTGTACATCAAAAATTTAGATGATAGCATAGGTGATGAGAAGCTTAAGGAGCTGTTTTCTCCATTTGGTACAATCACGTCGTGCAAGGTAtgcatttttgaattttgagtaGCTAACCATTTTGAGTATGCAGCTTTTGATGGTTTGTGTAATCTTCATTAATATCACCTTTTGTCAAAGAAGAATTTTCCTCATTACTTCGTTGATTTCTGACATTAGTATTAACATTAGAACACCTCTCATGTTTCTTGTAAATCCTGCTCAGAACCCAGTCTTCCAGCTgcaccaaaacaaagaaaaaaaatctggttaataatcatattaagaataaacaaatattgTTATGTCAATTGGAGACAGAAGAATATCCATGTTACCCTCATGTTGTCTGTATGATTTCTGACATGCGGAGGGGGATCGATCACTCAAACTCATGCATTATCCAGTTGGTTTTGTCACCCTTTGGAGCCTTTCCAGTTTAATGAACGACTGCCTTCCTGTATCCAGCAAGATTTCTCTGATATGTGATTGTATTACCATCTCCAACAACAGGTTTTTCATAGCTGATTTGTATATCAGCGCCAGTGGCTTTCAAAAACCACCACCTGCTGCTCGATTCAGTCTAGTTCCGTTTCTATACTTTTTGTCTCCTGGTGTGAGAAAGTACCATACTTTTTCTCCATGATGATTATATCGAGCTGTTCATATAAACAAATaacttttatatttgtaattataGTATCACAAACATGTTTTCACCTACAGGTTATGCGAGACCCAAATGGAATAAGCAGAGGATCAGGGTTTGTTGCATTTTCAACTCCTGAAGAGGCATCTAGAGCTGTAAGTTGATACGTTTTCTGTGCTTTCATGAAGGCCCTAGAATACACTAATatcattttgttgttttgatagctcttggagatgaatggaaaaattGTTGTTAGCAAACCTCTATATGTTGCACTTGCACAAAGAAAGGAGGATAGAAGAGCCAGGCTACAGGtactttattttcatttatgttaTCTTTTGTTTCCCTTTGTTATTTGTCAGTCTGCAGCTATGCTACTTTCCTTTTTGCTGATCCTTCAAAGGTGTCTTTGTTCTTGTtccttgtaaaattaattttcttggtCGTTCGTATCTGATGGATTTCTGTTCATCAAACAGGCTCAATTTTCTCAAATGCGACCAGTTGCAATGGCACCTTCAGTTGGCCCTCGTATGCCTATGTATCCCCCTGCGGGTCCAGGTCTTGGACAGCAAATATTTTATGGACAAGCCCCACCTGCTATCATACCACCCCAGGTAATGCTTTCCACTCGTGTTGTTGCACATTAATTGAATAGCTATGTGTATGAATGTtctgtttttctattaataGATTTGCACCCATTTgtcaattttgtaaaattgctTTCTCACTTGAAAGTGCCTTCCGTAATCGTTGCACTTTTATCAGCCTGGGTTTGGGTATCAACAGCAGCTAGTGCCTGGTATGAGGCCTGGCGGGGCTCCTATGCCAAATTTCTTTGTGCCAATGGTTCAGCAGGGTCAGCAGGGTCAGCGACCTGGAGGTCGACGGGCAGGAGCTGGTCAGCAATCCCAGCAGCCAGTCCCACTTATGCAGCAACAGGTTGATAGTCTTCTCCTTACTAGTTAATTGAGATGGCAAAACCCTATCTTATGGTTTTATAATCTATGACAGATGCTTCCTAGGGGGCGTCTTCTCCTTACTAGTTAATTGAGATGGCAAAACCCTATCTTATGGTTTTATAATCGATGACAGATGCTTCCTAGGGGGCGTGTCTATCGCTACCCTCCAGGACGTGGCTTGCCTGATGTTCCAATGACTGGTGTTGCTGGAGGCATGCTTCCTGTTCCATATGACATGGGTGGCATGCCAATGCGTGATGCAGCATTGTCTCAGTCAATTCCTGTTGGGGCTTTGGCTACTGCACTTGCAAATGCTACTCCAGATCAGCAGAGAACGGTATGCCCTATCCctattttatttgcatattcATTTCTTATTTAGCTGCCTGCATGGCCTAGGTTAGGATGTTAGGCCACTTCGCTGATGCTCAGACTCTTGTGCTCTTCGAAATGGCACATAATAATACTGGAAGCATtggttatttattaaattttagtactTTCCTCACTGAAACGGGCCactgtttctttctttatttttaactgGAGGTGTATGGGGTTTTGTTGGACAAGgccataatgatattttcatCACCTGAGAAGGCATGTTTTCTAGATACAGTAGTTATTGTCTACTGGGACATATCAATGATGTTCTGATTAGTTGAagctgtcattttttttcttgcacaaaaaaatcatgtttgcgctcatttcaatttttcacaGTATAGATATCAGGAACATGTCAGCaaattacaaaatgaaaatgagagGATCCCGATCCCGATCCCAATTCCTATCCCTACTgggaataatataaattgtctCTACTGAAGATGAGTGAAATGGACATGGTGACCAATACATCTGATGCCTGTGTGGTAGTCTGGTTTAATTGATAGTTAATTTTTACTGCATGCATAACTGTAGATGCTTGGCGAAAATCTGTACCCTCTCGTGGAACAGCTGGAGCCTGAAGCAGCGGCTAAAGTGACAGGCATGCTTCTGGAGATGGATCAAACTGAGGTTCTGCACTTGCTTGAGTCACCAGAAGCTCTCAAAGCAAAGgttaatgaagcaatggaggtTCTAAGGACTGTTCAGCAGCAGGCCACTGGCACAGCTGATCAACTAGCTTCTTTGTCATTGAATGACAACCTTGTGCCCTAGGTTGAGCTTGGGCATAGTTTTTGAAATGCCAGACAAGAAACCATTCTATCTACGGCTTTGATTTATACTTTGACTGCCTGGTAGCTTAGGCACcggttttgtttattttgagatTCTTTCAGAAGTTACATTGATGATGGAGACGGTATTGCTTGAACTTTTGTTATGCGAGTGACAAATTTCTGGTGCTTTAACATGTTCTTATGATGCTGTTTTAGGTTATTAAATTAATGGGC is a window encoding:
- the LOC7492048 gene encoding polyadenylate-binding protein 8; this encodes MAQVQVPVQPQSVNAGANNPNFVTTSLYVGDLEASVTDSQLYDLFNQVGQVVSVRVCRDLTSRRSLGYGYVNYSNPQDAARALEMLNFTPLNGSPIRVMYSHRDPTIRKSGAGNIFIKNLDKAIDHKALHDTFSAFGNILSCKVATDPSGQSKGYGFVQFDSEEAAQKAIEKLNGMLLNDKQVYVGPFLRKQERDTATDKMRFNNVFVKNLSETTTEEDLNKTFGEFGTITSIVVMRDGDGKSKCFGFVNFENAEDAAKAVEALNGKKIDDKEWFVGKAQKKYEREVELKQRFEQSMKEAADKFQGANLYIKNLDDSIGDEKLKELFSPFGTITSCKVMRDPNGISRGSGFVAFSTPEEASRALLEMNGKIVVSKPLYVALAQRKEDRRARLQAQFSQMRPVAMAPSVGPRMPMYPPAGPGLGQQIFYGQAPPAIIPPQPGFGYQQQLVPGMRPGGAPMPNFFVPMVQQGQQGQRPGGRRAGAGQQSQQPVPLMQQQMLPRGRVYRYPPGRGLPDVPMTGVAGGMLPVPYDMGGMPMRDAALSQSIPVGALATALANATPDQQRTMLGENLYPLVEQLEPEAAAKVTGMLLEMDQTEVLHLLESPEALKAKVNEAMEVLRTVQQQATGTADQLASLSLNDNLVP